One Prinia subflava isolate CZ2003 ecotype Zambia chromosome 9, Cam_Psub_1.2, whole genome shotgun sequence DNA segment encodes these proteins:
- the DUSP13A gene encoding dual specificity protein phosphatase 13A → MSGAEDPEGAGTCPEDVPSLKEIEQLLNSGRPSCNHVDEVWPNLFLGDLVTAHNRFVLWKMGVTHVLNAAHGTAYSHGGQDFYGATIDYYGVPAHDMPSFDISQFFFSAAQFIHSALNTPGAKILVHCAVGVSRSASLVLAYLMINHHLPLVEAIKTVKEHRWISPNRGFLKHLRNLDVQLRQRKDC, encoded by the exons ATGTCTGGGGCAGAGGACCCTGAAGGCGCTGGGACGTGCCCGGAGGATGTCCCCTCCCTCAAGGAAATCGAGCAGCTCCTGAACAGCGGGCGGCCCTCTTGCAATCACGTTGATGAAGTGTGGCCTAATCTCTTCTTAGGGGACCT GGTAACAGCACACAATAGATTTGTTTTATGGAAGATGGGCGTGACCCATGTTTTAAAtgctgcccatggcacagcatACAGCCACGGAGGCCAGGACTTTTATGGAGCAACCATTGATTATTATGGTGTACCAGCCCATGACATGCCAAGCTTTGATATCAGCCAGTTCTTCTTCTCTGCTGCACAATTTATCCACAGTGCCTTGAACACGCCAGGAG CCAAAATATTGGTACATTGTGCAGTTGGAGTAAGCAGATCAGCTTCTCTAGTCCTAGCATATCTCATGATAAATCACCACCTCCCATTAGTTGAAGCCATCAAGACAGTGAAGGAGCATCGATGGATCTCACCCAATCGTGGTTTCCTGAAGCACCTGCGAAACCTGGATGTTCAGCTACGGCAAAGGAAGGACTGCTGA